A window of Mus pahari chromosome 7, PAHARI_EIJ_v1.1, whole genome shotgun sequence contains these coding sequences:
- the Ntsr2 gene encoding LOW QUALITY PROTEIN: neurotensin receptor type 2 (The sequence of the model RefSeq protein was modified relative to this genomic sequence to represent the inferred CDS: inserted 1 base in 1 codon; deleted 1 base in 1 codon), with amino-acid sequence METSSPWPPRPSPSAGLSLEARLGVDTRIWAKVLFTALYSLIFALGTAGNALSVHVVLKAPTGRPGRLRYHVLSLALSALLLLLVSVPMELYNFVWSHYPWVFGDLGCRGYYFVRELCAYATVLSVASLSAERCLAVCQPLRARRLLTPRRTRLLLSLVWVASLGLALPMAVIIGQKHEMEXNGEPEPASRVCTVLVSRATLQVFIQVNVLVSFVLPLALTAFLNGITVNHLMALYSQVPSASAQVNSIPSRLELLSEEGLLGFITWRKTLSLGVQASLVRHKDASQIRSLQHSAQVLRAIVAVYVICWLPYHARRLMYCYIPDDGWTDELYDFYHYFYMVTNTLFYVSSAVTPVLYNAVSSSFRKFFLESLSSLCGEQHSVVPLPKKPQSQPLVRTVSGFGDPQETPAWEKYKCEENEQRLLGTRPSDKPCHH; translated from the exons atggagaccagCAGCCCGTGGCCCCCGAGGCCCAGCCCCAGCGCAGGGCTGAGCCTGGAGGCGCGGCTGGGCGTGGACACTCGCATCTGGGCCAAGGTGCTGTTCACCGCGCTCTACTCGCTCATCTTCGCGCTTGGCACGGCGGGCAATGCGCTGTCCGTGCACGTGGTGCTGAAGGCGCCGACGGGTCGCCCCGGGCGCCTGCGCTACCACGTGCTCAGCCTGGCACTGTCAGCCTTGCTGCTACTGCTGGTTAGCGTGCCCATGGAGCTCTACAACTTCGTGTGGTCCCACTACCCTTGGGTCTTCGGAGATCTCGGCTGTCGTGGCTATTACTTCGTGCGCGAGCTGTGCGCCTACGCCACTGTGCTGAGCGTGGCCAGCCTGAGCGCAGAGCGCTGCCTGGCCGTGTGCCAGCCGCTGCGCGCCCGCCGCCTGCTCACCCCGCGCCGCACCCGCCTCCTGCTGTCACTGGTCTGGGTCGCCTCTCTGGGCCTTGCCCTGCCCATGGCGGTTATCATAGGACAGAAGCACGAAATGG AGAACGGGGAGCCTGAGCCTGCCTCGCGTGTGTGCACAGTGCTGGTGAGCCGCGCCACGCTCCAGGTCTTCATCCAG GTGAACGTGCTGGTCTCCTTCGTTCTCCCCTTGGCACTCACTGCTTTCCTGAATGGGATCACTGTCAACCACCTGATGGCCCTCTACTCCCAGGTACCATCAGCTTCTGCCCAAGTCAACTCCATCCCCAGCCGCCTGGAGCTCCTGAGTGAGGAAGGCCTCCTGGGTTTCATCACATGGAGAAAGACCCTCTCCCTGGGGGTCCAAGCCAGCCTGGTGAGACACAAGGATGCCAGCCAGATCCGCAGCCTCCAGCACAGCGCCCAGGTTCTCA GAGCCATCGTGGCTGTGTATGTCATCTGCTGGCTGCCGTACCATGCCCGCAGGCTCATGTACTGCTACATCCCCGATGATGGATGGACTGA TGAGCTCTATGACTTCTATCACTATTTCTACATGGTGACCAACACACTCTTCTATGTCAGCTCGGCAGTGACTCCGGTCCTCTACAACGCCGTGTCTTCCTCCTTCAGAAAGTTCTTCCTGGAATCCCTCAGCAGCCTGTGTGGTGAACAGCACTCTGTGGTGCCCTTA CCCAAGAAGCCCCAGAGTCAACCACTAGTACGTACAGTTTCCGGCTTTGGGGATCCCCAAGAAACCCCAGCCTGGGAGAAATACAAGTGTGAAGAGAACGAACAGCGGCTGCTTGGGACACGCCCATCAGATAAGCCATGCCATCACTAA